From a single Papaver somniferum cultivar HN1 unplaced genomic scaffold, ASM357369v1 unplaced-scaffold_19, whole genome shotgun sequence genomic region:
- the LOC113338261 gene encoding uncharacterized protein LOC113338261, whose product MNEIRPVQQKQGNNSNNLREEFHRGLEEYMRERLEDCMSLTSCSSSIDQVDDDEVDQLMRRRRHRGDTDDLAESSAARRRHSRLLSRWAARQAQDMITTVESRNREAELMALARLNTVSTRDSSFLRESPSPPSSRPGGVDRTSTTASSLLQMWRELEDEQIVNRARESLRRQRVDPSTRAGSVDPSESDNESGVWSQGQNDRQNDRGDQESSSREQSPDLGEVERERVRQIARGWRDSGVSDRTPNVTQSNGGPRRELLGENERERVRLVREWVHMSTEPRGSRGERGQEQSSEVSAQIDRVRDGLVVENNNGQSGHLRRDRPRLRGRQAHIDLLIRIERERQIEVQDLLEQRAVSRFAHRNRIQALLKSRFLRTGRSIVEERPVSTAASEIGFLRRRNNALGLRGGFGTRLEHTINGEGSSNPNHQSDSNSNNGSRNELTHTSASHDTENVTGEHLQPRSTAVDVRQLPELTADSESSTARENVIHEPSLTRSVEGDVDQLPQLTGDLANSTTRETVNHEHMQLRSTEGDVHQSSELTGELENRSEIEQVSWQVPTDNERDQANQANELERRESQQSTEVESNVDWQDNNEEEMDGNWLEDARRPRTNWPQEIPGNEGEEESRFPVENEDWNEDESQDALIHWPDSPYGESIQLALPRRMTSFDVPEDDNVYSVELRELHSRRSVSNLLDSGFRESLSQLIQSYVERQGRPPANWGLNRAMSMPMPTSQDQDHEDSADGQNEGQLDTRPPPFSLPSPPAPPPQPLWHHELHHTNWPRHSMHRTEYEWEVINDLRADVARLQQGMSHMQRMLEACMDMQLELQRSVRQEVSAALNRSVTESGEVKDSAEEDSNWVHVRKGICCVCCDSHIDSLLYRCGHMCTCSKCATELFQGEGKCPLCRAPIVEVIRAYSIL is encoded by the exons ATGAATGAAATTAGACCTGTGCAGCAGAAACAGGGGAATAATAGTAATAATCTGCGAGAGGAATTTCATCGTGGATTAGAAGAGTATATGCGAGAGCGTTTAGAAGATTGTATGTCATTGACTTCATGTAGTTCAAGTATAGATcaagttgatgatgatgaagtagaTCAATTAATGCGAAGAAGGAGACATCGAGGTGATACAGACGATTTAGCTGAATCGTCAGCTGCTCGTAGACGTCATTCAAGGCTGTTGAGTAGGTGGGCTGCACGTCAAGCTCAAGATATGATAACTACTGTCGAGAGTAGGAATCGTGAGGCTGAACTTATGGCATTAGCGCGGTTGAATACTGTATCGACACGGGATTCTTCTTTTTTGAGAGAATCTCCGTCACCCCCGTCGAGTAGACCAGGTGGTGTTGATAGGACGAGTACAACTGCGTCTTCTCTTTTGCAAATGTGGAGGGAGTTGGAGGATGAACAAATTGTGAATCGAGCCAGAGAAAGTTTAAGGAGACAAAGGGTTGACCCGAGTACCAGGGCTGGTTCAGTGGATCCAAGTGAGAGTGATAATGAATCTGGGGTATGGTCTCAAGGTCAAAATGATAGACAAAATGACCGAGGGGATCAAGAGAGTTCTAGCCGCGAACAGTCTCCCGACCTAGGGGAAGTAGAAAGAGAAAGGGTGAGGCAAATTGCTAGGGGTTGGAGGGATAGCGGGGTAAGTGATAGAACTCCCAATGTTACCCAGAGCAACGGAGGTCCAAGGAGAGAGTTGCTAGGAGAAAATGAGCGTGAGAGAGTGAGACTTGTAAGGGAGTGGGTTCATATGAGTACAGAGCCACGAGGTAGTCGTGGTGAAAGAGGGCAAGAACAATCTTCAGAAGTTAGTGCTCAGATCGATCGGGTCCGGGATGGACTGGTTGTTGAAAACAATAATGGCCAAAGTGGGCATCTTCGGAGGGATAGACCGAGATTAAGAGGCAGACAGGCTCATATTGATTTGCTTATAAGAATTGAGAGAGAAAGACAAATAGAAGTGCAGGATTTGTTGGAGCAGCGGGCTGTCTCTCGCTTTGCTCACCGCAACCGCATTCAG GCATTACTCAAAAGTAGATTCTTGCGAACCGGGAGGTCTATTGTGGAAGAGCGACCAGTTTCAACGGCAGCAAGTGAGATAGGTTTTTTAAGACGTCGCAATAATGCACTGGGTTTAAG GGGAGGATTTGGCACGAGATTGGAGCATACTATTAATGGGGAAGGAAGTAGCAATCCTAACCATCAGTCTGATAGTAATTCTAATAATGGTTCTAGGAACGAGCTAACTCACACAAGTGCTTCACATGATACGGAGAATGTAACCGGTGAACACTTACAACCCAGGAGTACAGCAGTTGATGTCCGTCAGTTGCCAGAGTTGACTGCTGACTCGGAAAGTAGCACAGCCAGGGAAAATGTAATCCATGAACCCTCGCTAACCAGGAGTGTTGAAGGTGATGTTGATCAGCTCCCCCAGCTTACTGGGGACTTGGCAAACAGCACAACTAGGGAAACCGTAAACCATGAACACATGCAACTGCGGAGTACAGAAGGTGATGTTCACCAGTCCTCAGAGCTGACTGGTGAGTTGGAAAACCGCTCAGAAATTGAGCAGGTAAGCTGGCAAGTGCCTACCGATAACGAAAGGGATCAGGCCAATCAAGCTAATGAGCTTGAGAGGAGAGAGTCGCAGCAATCTACTGAAGTTGAGAGTAATGTTGATTGGCAAGACAATAACGAAGAAGAAATGGACGGAAACTGGCTAGAGGATGCCCGAAGGCCCAGAACAAACTGGCCGCAGGAAATACCTGGAAATGAGGGGGAGGAAGAAAGTCGGTTTCCAGTAGAAAATGAGGACTGGAATGAAGATGAATCCCAAGATGCTCTAATTCATTGGCCTGATAGTCCTTATGGTGAAAGCATTCAGCTTGCTCTGCCTAGAAGGATGACTAGTTTTGATGTACCTGAGGATGATAATGTGTACAGTGTGGAACTCAGAGAACTGCATAGCAG GAGAAGCGTCTCTAATCTTCTTGACAGTGGATTCCGTGAGAGTCTAAGCCAACTGATACAATCGTATGTGGAAAGACAAGGTCGTCCTCCAGCTAACTGGGGATTAAATAGAGCCATGTCCATGCCCATGCCTACTTCGCAAGACCAAGATCACGAGGACTCGGCAGATGGTCAGAATGAGGGTCAGTTAGACACCAGACCTCCTCCTTTTTCACTGCCTTCTCCACCAGCCCCACCACCACAGCCATTGTGGCACCATGAACTGCATCATACCAATTGGCCTCGGCATAGCATGCATCGTACAGAATAT GAATGGGAGGTCATTAATGATTTGAGAGCTGATGTGGCTAGGCTTCAACAAGGAATGAGCCACATGCAGAGGATGTTGGAGGCCTGCATGGATATGCAATTAGAGTTGCAACGGTCGGTTAGACAGGAAGTGTCTGCCGCTTTAAATCGCTCAGTTACTGAATCAG GGGAGGTAAAAGATTCCGCAGAAGAGGATTCAAACTGGGTGCATGTTAGGAAAGGGATTTGTTGCGTTTGTTGTGATAGTCATATTGATTCTTTACTGTACAG ATGTGGACACATGTGTACTTGTTCCAAGTGTGCAACTGAGTTGTTCCAAGGTGAAGGAAAGTGTCCATTGTGTCGTGCACCCATTGTCGAGGTGATTCGAGCTTACTCCATActgtaa
- the LOC113339095 gene encoding uncharacterized protein At1g08160-like, producing the protein MVRQTGVANGTLPTTVPDVHKQPRPKLRRCIAITILTLIALLGLAVLISWLAVRPRRLVYTIEDGKVKDFNLHNNHLNITFDFFIKAYNPNNKVSLYYDSVEVIVSYDDQTIAFDVVEPFYQPSSNVTKFEVKPMAKSVSLLGSVAKDLKFEKSSGQVEIDVRLKARIRFKLGIWKSSHYNLRVSCSSVVIHLHSSKSFERTSCDVDT; encoded by the coding sequence ATGGTTCGTCAGACAGGTGTTGCCAACGGTACTCTTCCAACAACGGTGCCAGACGTGCACAAGCAACCACGACCCAAACTACGTCGATGTATAGCGATAACAATACTAACCTTGATAGCATTGCTAGGTCTTGCAGTACTTATAAGTTGGTTAGCAGTTAGACCAAGAAGATTAGTCTACACCATTGAAGATGGCAAGGTTAAGGATTTCAACTTGCACAATAATCATCTTAACATCACATTTGATTTCTTTATAAAGGCGTATAACCCAAATAATAAGGTCTCTTTATATTATGATTCCGTAGAAGTTATTGTTTCTTATGATGATCAAACAATTGCATTTGATGTTGTTGAGCCATTTTATCAACCTAGTAGCAATGTGACTAAGTTTGAAGTGAAGCCGATGGCTAAATCTGTTTCGTTACTTGGGTCAGTGGCTAAAGATCTAAAGTTTGAGAAATCATCTGGTCAAGTTGAGATTGATGTTAGATTGAAGGCTAGGATTCGGTTTAAACTTGGGATTTGGAAATCTTCTCATTATAATCTAAGGGTGTCTTGTTCTTCTGTAGTTATTCATTTGCATTCATCTAAATCATTTGAAAGAACTTCTTGTGATGTAGATACTTGA
- the LOC113338832 gene encoding uncharacterized protein LOC113338832 isoform X1: protein MKDAFDRTKTPNTINSYYKKPGRDDACIAICDFFYANAVPFNAVNDIYFKKMVNVIGEFGKGLKPPSMHEIRVTILKKKVEFVQGTLAEYQQEWKRTGCTLMSDGWTDKKQRSITNFLVNSPRGTVFLKSIDTSDIQHNAQKLFELLDAIVADLGEENVVQVITDGALACVKAGELLMEKRKNLYWSPCAAHCINLMLEDFGNLPMHHDAVEKAKFVSTYIYKRSLVVNLMREHTNGRDLTRAGSTRFATNYFNLKSFHVLKAALRKMFTSEAWTKSRHAKEKRGKKGKRTNSSQFQEREK, encoded by the exons ATGAAAGATGCTTTTGATAGAACTAAAACACCAAACACAATTAATAGCTATTACAAGAAGCCAGGAAGAGATGATGCTTGTATAGCTATATGTGACTTTTTTTATGCAAATGCGGTGCCATTCAATGCAGTGAACGACATATATTTTAAGAAAATGGTAAATGTTATAGGAGAGTTTGGAAAAGGGTTGAAGCCTCCGTCCATGCATGAAATCAGAGTCACAATCTTGAAAAAGAAAGTCGAATTTGTGCAAGGCACCTTGGCAGAATACCAGCAAGAGTGGAAGAGAACTGGTTGTACTTTGATGTCCGATGGATGGACAGATAAGAAACAAAGGTCTATTACAAACTTTTTGGTGAATAGTCCACGCGGCACAGTATTTCTTAAATCTATTGATACGTCTGACATACAACATAATGCACAAAAGTTGTTTGAATTGCTTGATGCTATTGTTGCTGATCTTGGAGAGGAAAATGTTGTCCAAGTGATTACTGACGGTGCATTGGCGTGTGTTAAAGCGGGTGAATTGTTGATGGAGAAGAGGAAAAACTTATATTGGTCTCCGTGTGCGGCGCACTGCATCAATCTCATGCTTGAGGACTTCGGAAATCTTCCTATGCACCATGATGCTGTTGAGAAGGCTAAATTTGTGTCAACTTATATCTATAAGCGTTCTTTGGTTGTAAATCTAATGAGAGAACATACTAATGGAAGGGATCTTACTAGGGCAGGGTCGACACGATTTGCTACAAACTACTTCAATCTGAAAAGCTTTCATGTTCTGAAAGCCGCACTTAGAAAGATGTTTACTTCGGAGGCTTGGACAAAAAGCAGGCATGCCAAAGAAAAGCGTGGAAAGAAG GGCAAAAGAACAAATTCCAGTCAATTTCAAGAACGTGAGAAGTAG
- the LOC113338832 gene encoding uncharacterized protein LOC113338832 isoform X2, whose protein sequence is MKDAFDRTKTPNTINSYYKKPGRDDACIAICDFFYANAVPFNAVNDIYFKKMVNVIGEFGKGLKPPSMHEIRVTILKKKVEFVQGTLAEYQQEWKRTGCTLMSDGWTDKKQRSITNFLVNSPRGTVFLKSIDTSDIQHNAQKLFELLDAIVADLGEENVVQVITDGALACVKAGELLMEKRKNLYWSPCAAHCINLMLEDFGNLPMHHDAVEKAKFVSTYIYKRSLVVNLMREHTNGRDLTRAGSTRFATNYFNLKSFHVLKAALRKMFTSEAWTKSRHAKEKRGKKVQEII, encoded by the coding sequence ATGAAAGATGCTTTTGATAGAACTAAAACACCAAACACAATTAATAGCTATTACAAGAAGCCAGGAAGAGATGATGCTTGTATAGCTATATGTGACTTTTTTTATGCAAATGCGGTGCCATTCAATGCAGTGAACGACATATATTTTAAGAAAATGGTAAATGTTATAGGAGAGTTTGGAAAAGGGTTGAAGCCTCCGTCCATGCATGAAATCAGAGTCACAATCTTGAAAAAGAAAGTCGAATTTGTGCAAGGCACCTTGGCAGAATACCAGCAAGAGTGGAAGAGAACTGGTTGTACTTTGATGTCCGATGGATGGACAGATAAGAAACAAAGGTCTATTACAAACTTTTTGGTGAATAGTCCACGCGGCACAGTATTTCTTAAATCTATTGATACGTCTGACATACAACATAATGCACAAAAGTTGTTTGAATTGCTTGATGCTATTGTTGCTGATCTTGGAGAGGAAAATGTTGTCCAAGTGATTACTGACGGTGCATTGGCGTGTGTTAAAGCGGGTGAATTGTTGATGGAGAAGAGGAAAAACTTATATTGGTCTCCGTGTGCGGCGCACTGCATCAATCTCATGCTTGAGGACTTCGGAAATCTTCCTATGCACCATGATGCTGTTGAGAAGGCTAAATTTGTGTCAACTTATATCTATAAGCGTTCTTTGGTTGTAAATCTAATGAGAGAACATACTAATGGAAGGGATCTTACTAGGGCAGGGTCGACACGATTTGCTACAAACTACTTCAATCTGAAAAGCTTTCATGTTCTGAAAGCCGCACTTAGAAAGATGTTTACTTCGGAGGCTTGGACAAAAAGCAGGCATGCCAAAGAAAAGCGTGGAAAGAAGGTACAAGAAATTATATAA